A stretch of Amycolatopsis balhimycina FH 1894 DNA encodes these proteins:
- a CDS encoding thiazole synthase → MDEEPLVIGTTKLTSRLIIGTGGAANLAVLERALVASGTELTTVAMRRADAEGGSGVLELLKRLGIELLPNTAGCRTAAEAVLTAQLAREALETDLIKLEVQADDRTLLPDPIETLDAAERLAADGFTVFAYTNDDPVLALRLEEAGCAAVMPLGAPIGTGLGIRNPHNVELIVSRAGVPVILDAGIGTASDATLAMELGCDAVLLSTAVTRASDPERMAAAMRSAVVAGHLARGAGRVPQRFWAQASSPPR, encoded by the coding sequence ATGGACGAAGAACCGCTGGTCATCGGCACCACCAAGCTGACGTCCCGGCTGATCATCGGCACCGGCGGCGCGGCCAACCTCGCCGTCCTCGAACGCGCGCTGGTCGCGTCCGGCACCGAGCTGACCACCGTCGCCATGCGCCGCGCCGACGCCGAAGGCGGCTCTGGCGTCCTCGAACTCCTGAAAAGGCTCGGCATCGAGCTGCTGCCGAACACCGCGGGCTGCCGCACGGCCGCCGAAGCCGTCCTGACCGCGCAGCTCGCGCGGGAAGCCCTCGAGACCGATCTGATCAAGCTCGAGGTGCAAGCCGACGACCGGACGCTGCTGCCGGACCCGATCGAGACCCTCGACGCCGCCGAGCGGCTGGCCGCCGACGGGTTCACCGTGTTCGCCTACACGAACGACGACCCGGTGCTCGCGCTGCGCCTGGAGGAGGCCGGCTGTGCCGCGGTGATGCCGCTGGGCGCGCCGATCGGCACCGGCCTCGGCATCCGGAATCCGCACAACGTCGAGCTGATCGTTTCGCGGGCGGGCGTGCCGGTGATCCTGGACGCCGGAATCGGCACGGCCTCGGACGCGACGCTGGCGATGGAGCTCGGCTGCGACGCCGTGCTGCTGTCCACCGCCGTCACCCGGGCGTCGGACCCCGAACGGATGGCGGCGGCGATGCGCTCGGCCGTCGTCGCCGGCCACCTGGCGCGCGGTGCGGGTCGCGTGCCGCAGCGCTTCTGGGCGCAGGCGTCGAGTCCACCCCGGTGA
- a CDS encoding S1C family serine protease: MDDAMDAYSRAVSSVAKTVTPHVAGVQLGRGSGSAVVFAEDGHLLTNAHVVDDHRRGVAIFADGSEVPFDVVGADPLSDLAVLRARGETPPPAVLGDADRLVVGQLVVAVGNPLGFSGTVTAGVVSALGRALPVRHGRAGRVIEDVIQTDAALNPGNSGGALADSAGRVVGVNTAVAGIGLGLAVPINATTRRIIDTLVVEGRVRRAYLGVVGVPAPLPDDIAERTGQSAGLRVHEVVSGGPADRAGLRAGDLVLTVGRARVSDAQGIQRQLFAEVIGTALPITVLRNGAMVDVYATPAELVG; the protein is encoded by the coding sequence ATGGACGACGCGATGGACGCTTACTCGCGCGCGGTCAGCAGTGTCGCGAAGACCGTCACCCCGCACGTCGCCGGGGTGCAGCTCGGCCGCGGCAGCGGCTCGGCGGTCGTCTTCGCCGAAGACGGCCACCTGCTCACCAACGCCCACGTCGTCGACGACCACCGGCGGGGCGTCGCGATCTTCGCCGACGGCAGCGAGGTGCCGTTCGACGTCGTCGGCGCCGATCCGCTGTCCGACCTCGCCGTGCTGCGGGCTCGCGGCGAGACCCCGCCGCCCGCGGTGCTCGGGGACGCCGACCGGCTCGTCGTCGGGCAGCTCGTCGTGGCCGTCGGCAACCCGCTCGGCTTCTCCGGCACCGTCACCGCCGGGGTCGTCAGCGCGCTCGGCCGCGCCCTCCCGGTGCGCCACGGCCGCGCCGGGCGCGTGATCGAAGACGTCATCCAGACCGACGCCGCGCTCAACCCGGGCAACTCCGGCGGCGCACTCGCCGACTCCGCCGGCCGCGTCGTCGGCGTCAACACCGCGGTCGCCGGAATCGGCCTCGGGCTCGCGGTGCCGATCAACGCGACCACGCGGCGGATCATCGACACGCTCGTCGTCGAAGGCCGGGTGCGGCGCGCGTACCTCGGCGTCGTCGGCGTGCCCGCACCGCTGCCGGACGACATCGCCGAGCGCACCGGGCAGAGCGCCGGGCTGCGCGTGCACGAAGTGGTCTCCGGCGGCCCCGCGGACCGGGCGGGCCTCCGGGCGGGCGACCTCGTGCTGACGGTCGGGCGCGCCCGAGTCTCGGACGCCCAGGGCATCCAGCGGCAGCTGTTCGCGGAAGTGATCGGCACCGCACTGCCGATCACCGTGCTGCGCAACGGCGCCATGGTCGACGTCTACGCCACCCCCGCCGAACTGGTCGGGTGA
- a CDS encoding phosphatidylinositol-specific phospholipase C domain-containing protein, with protein MKLFSVVFLTAALTLSGATAANADSPKLSHVTTVGVHNTYDPAAYGYLAQALDAGSSLIELDVWPDFFTHEWKVSHSNPLGNQNNCVAATSAAQLYSGGKNKNLEYCLDDIRIWLAAHPGHTPITLKLEMKTGFSDNTGMGPDELDATFRSHLGSVAFRPAELLGSYGTLDDAAKADNWPSVDALRGRVITEIIPGTVEEGNPTDTLHTDVEYARYLVGLKNAGKLGDANIFPTVHGAAGGDPRDKYTADLKPWFVVFDGDANAWVTQTGPGWYDANHYYVVMTDGQNVAPAIDAHNPTVEQANQRVADLAKQHASVVTSDWTGLTTVLPQVLPRG; from the coding sequence ATGAAGCTCTTCTCGGTGGTATTCCTCACGGCCGCGCTCACTCTCTCCGGAGCGACCGCCGCCAACGCGGACAGCCCGAAGCTCTCCCACGTCACGACCGTCGGCGTGCACAACACGTATGACCCGGCGGCCTACGGCTACCTCGCCCAGGCGCTCGACGCCGGTTCGTCGCTGATCGAGCTGGACGTCTGGCCGGACTTCTTCACCCACGAGTGGAAGGTCAGCCACTCGAACCCGCTGGGGAACCAGAACAACTGCGTCGCGGCGACTTCGGCGGCGCAGCTGTATTCGGGCGGGAAGAACAAGAACCTGGAGTACTGCCTCGACGACATCCGGATCTGGCTGGCCGCCCACCCCGGGCACACGCCGATCACGCTCAAGCTGGAGATGAAGACCGGCTTCTCGGACAACACCGGGATGGGCCCGGACGAGCTGGACGCGACGTTCCGCTCGCACCTCGGCAGCGTCGCCTTCCGTCCCGCCGAGCTGCTGGGGAGCTACGGCACGCTCGACGACGCGGCCAAAGCGGACAACTGGCCGTCCGTGGACGCGTTGCGGGGCCGCGTGATCACCGAGATCATCCCGGGCACGGTCGAGGAGGGGAACCCGACCGACACGCTGCACACGGACGTCGAGTACGCGCGGTACCTGGTCGGCCTCAAGAACGCCGGCAAGCTCGGCGACGCGAACATCTTCCCGACCGTGCACGGCGCGGCCGGCGGAGACCCGCGGGACAAGTACACCGCCGACCTCAAGCCGTGGTTCGTGGTGTTCGACGGCGACGCGAACGCGTGGGTGACCCAGACCGGGCCGGGGTGGTACGACGCCAACCACTACTACGTCGTGATGACCGACGGCCAGAACGTCGCCCCGGCCATCGACGCTCACAACCCGACCGTCGAGCAGGCCAACCAGCGTGTCGCCGACTTGGCGAAGCAGCACGCATCGGTGGTCACTTCGGACTGGACCGGGCTCACGACGGTGCTGCCTCAGGTACTGCCTAGGGGTTGA
- a CDS encoding glycoside hydrolase family 15 protein: protein MRKLMFGALAGLLVTGLIPGIAAAQGEAPGAPGAHPSWLPANKTGFGTAHDRSSNVWFTLQGGQLSEVYYPDLSTPSVRSLNFVVTDGRGFAVTDYSAKSQQVRRTGDDSLSYEQTITDDQHRWRLRKTYVTDPAATTVLVDVDFQSLTGRPYQLYAVADPDLTNDGSDDSAARSGDAVTAQDAANAAALTAKPAFTKTSVGYAGVSDGNTQLAKTFKLTQYDSAAKGNVVLAGQTTADGLWNRHVTLALGMGAKAADALGSAQASQRRGVRDITRAYDRGWEQYLRGVSKPPSSLKTRAERDLYKASMLTLAASEDKHHPGAFIASPSMPWRFGNNDPEWSPSGTYHLVWPRDLYQIATGLAAGGDTAAANRAVTYMFGTQQQPDGHLPQNSRVDGVPYWTSIQLDETSFPIVLAQQLGRTDLWPGVRKAADFILGYRGPNGQASPYTQQERWEEQDGWSPSTIASVIAGLVCAADLASHNGASADAARYLAAADKFKADLPKQTITTNGPLSKDPYFVRLTKDGNANAGTTYNLGNSSVTMDQRAVADAGFLDLVRLGVYRADDPVIRNSTRVTDKNIAFTTPTGQFWHRYTKDGYGEQADGSPWDYTFPAESRTTFGRLWPLLAGERGEYELTLGDPASAARRLRDLGRVSSSAETMPEQVWDENPPSGQTGFPAGTPTTSATPLAWTHAQYVRLAWDVKAGAVLETPRVVRCHFLGC from the coding sequence ATGCGCAAACTCATGTTCGGCGCCCTCGCCGGGCTGCTGGTCACCGGCCTGATCCCGGGGATCGCGGCAGCTCAGGGCGAGGCTCCCGGCGCCCCGGGTGCCCATCCCAGCTGGCTCCCGGCGAACAAGACCGGTTTCGGCACCGCGCACGACCGGTCGAGCAACGTCTGGTTCACCCTCCAGGGTGGCCAGCTGTCCGAGGTCTACTACCCGGACCTGTCGACGCCCAGCGTCCGGTCGCTGAACTTCGTCGTCACCGACGGCCGCGGCTTCGCCGTCACCGACTACTCGGCGAAGTCGCAGCAGGTCCGGCGGACCGGCGACGACAGTTTGAGTTACGAGCAGACCATCACCGACGACCAGCACCGCTGGCGCCTCCGCAAGACCTACGTCACCGACCCGGCCGCCACGACCGTGCTGGTCGACGTCGACTTCCAGTCGCTCACCGGGCGGCCCTACCAGCTCTACGCGGTCGCCGACCCGGACCTGACCAACGACGGCTCCGACGACTCGGCCGCCCGTTCGGGGGACGCCGTCACCGCGCAGGACGCGGCGAACGCCGCCGCCCTGACCGCGAAGCCCGCCTTCACGAAAACCAGCGTCGGCTACGCGGGCGTGTCCGACGGCAACACGCAGCTCGCGAAGACGTTCAAGCTGACCCAGTACGACAGCGCCGCGAAGGGCAACGTCGTGCTCGCCGGGCAGACGACCGCCGACGGCCTGTGGAACCGGCACGTCACCCTCGCGCTCGGCATGGGTGCGAAGGCCGCCGACGCGCTCGGCAGCGCGCAGGCGTCGCAGCGACGCGGCGTCCGCGACATCACCCGCGCGTACGACCGCGGCTGGGAGCAGTACCTGCGTGGTGTGAGCAAGCCGCCGTCGTCGCTGAAGACCCGCGCCGAACGCGACCTCTACAAGGCGTCGATGCTGACGCTGGCCGCGAGCGAGGACAAGCACCACCCGGGCGCGTTCATCGCGTCGCCGAGCATGCCGTGGCGGTTCGGCAACAACGACCCGGAGTGGTCGCCGTCCGGCACCTACCACCTGGTCTGGCCGCGTGACCTCTACCAGATCGCGACCGGGCTGGCCGCCGGCGGCGACACGGCCGCCGCGAACCGTGCCGTCACCTACATGTTCGGCACGCAGCAGCAGCCCGACGGGCACCTGCCGCAGAACAGCCGCGTCGACGGCGTGCCGTACTGGACGTCGATCCAGCTCGACGAGACGTCGTTCCCGATCGTGCTGGCCCAGCAGCTCGGCCGGACCGACCTGTGGCCCGGCGTGCGGAAGGCCGCCGACTTCATCCTCGGGTACCGGGGGCCGAACGGGCAGGCGTCGCCGTACACGCAGCAGGAGCGTTGGGAAGAGCAGGACGGCTGGTCCCCGTCGACCATCGCGTCGGTGATCGCCGGGCTGGTCTGCGCCGCCGATCTGGCGTCGCACAACGGCGCGTCCGCGGACGCCGCCCGGTACCTCGCCGCGGCCGACAAGTTCAAGGCCGACCTGCCGAAGCAGACGATCACCACGAACGGGCCGTTGTCGAAGGACCCGTACTTCGTCCGGCTCACCAAGGACGGCAACGCGAACGCCGGGACGACGTACAACCTCGGCAACTCCAGCGTGACGATGGACCAGCGCGCCGTCGCCGACGCGGGTTTTCTCGACCTGGTCCGGCTCGGCGTCTACCGCGCCGACGACCCGGTGATCCGGAACAGCACTCGCGTCACGGACAAGAACATCGCGTTCACCACGCCGACCGGCCAGTTCTGGCACCGCTACACGAAGGACGGCTACGGCGAGCAGGCCGACGGTTCGCCGTGGGACTACACGTTCCCGGCGGAGAGCCGCACGACGTTCGGGCGGTTGTGGCCGCTGCTCGCCGGCGAACGCGGCGAGTACGAGCTGACGCTCGGCGATCCCGCGTCGGCCGCGCGGCGGCTGCGTGACCTCGGCCGGGTGAGCAGCTCGGCGGAGACCATGCCGGAGCAGGTGTGGGACGAGAACCCGCCGTCGGGACAGACCGGCTTCCCGGCCGGTACGCCGACGACGTCGGCGACCCCGCTGGCCTGGACGCACGCCCAGTACGTCCGGCTCGCCTGGGACGTCAAGGCCGGCGCGGTCCTGGAGACCCCGCGGGTGGTCCGCTGCCACTTCCTCGGCTGCTGA
- the thiE gene encoding thiamine phosphate synthase gives MPALSGDKIRARLDAARLYLCTDARTNRGDLAAFADAALSGGVDIIQLRDKTGALEAAGEIAALEVLAEACARHGALLSVNDRADVALAVGADVLHLGQDDIPVPLARRILGDEVVIGRSTHSLDEALAAAAEPGVDYFCTGPCWPTPTKPGRPAPGLDLVRATAAWTPDRPWFAIGGIDGDRLPSVLEAGAARIVVVRAITEAEDPAAAARELRARLP, from the coding sequence ATGCCCGCCCTTTCCGGTGACAAGATCCGAGCCCGCCTCGACGCGGCGCGCCTGTACCTGTGCACGGACGCCCGAACGAACCGCGGCGACCTGGCGGCGTTCGCGGACGCGGCGCTGTCCGGCGGCGTCGACATCATCCAGCTGCGCGACAAGACCGGGGCGTTGGAAGCCGCCGGCGAGATCGCGGCGCTGGAGGTCCTGGCCGAGGCCTGCGCCCGGCACGGAGCGTTGCTGTCGGTGAACGACCGCGCCGACGTGGCCCTGGCGGTGGGAGCGGACGTGCTCCACCTGGGCCAGGACGACATCCCGGTCCCGCTGGCCCGCCGGATTCTGGGCGACGAGGTCGTGATCGGCCGGTCGACGCACTCTCTCGACGAGGCCCTCGCCGCGGCGGCGGAACCTGGGGTGGATTACTTCTGCACGGGCCCGTGCTGGCCGACGCCGACGAAGCCGGGCCGCCCGGCGCCGGGCCTGGACCTGGTGCGCGCGACGGCGGCTTGGACCCCGGACCGGCCGTGGTTCGCGATCGGCGGCATCGACGGCGACCGGCTGCCTTCGGTGCTGGAGGCAGGTGCGGCACGGATCGTGGTGGTCCGCGCGATCACCGAGGCCGAGGACCCCGCCGCCGCGGCGCGGGAACTGCGCGCCCGCCTGCCCTGA
- the thiO gene encoding glycine oxidase ThiO: MTNLTTNLAVVGGGVIGLSTAWRAACTGRKVTLYDPEPVRGGASWLAGGMLAPVTEAWPGEEDVLRLGEESLRRWPGFARELQKEGVDPGLAGHGTLVVAFDSADAGHLDILAGYLHSIGRAAERLTGREAKRLEPGVGSVRSGLHVPGDLAVDNRKLLNSLYTACENHGVRFKHERVEELPDAEAVVLAAGAWTGRLHPRLADAVRPLKGEILRLRPRRGCLPPPERTVRAVVEGRPIYLVPRGDQELVLGATQYEAGFDQAVTARGVRELIEGAERVFPAITEYELVETAAGLRAGSRDALPYLGVLDGSVFAATGHHRNGLLMAPVTADAVVAWLEGAKPPEGTEAASPARLHQKEHV, encoded by the coding sequence ATGACGAACCTGACAACGAACCTGGCAGTGGTGGGCGGCGGCGTGATCGGCCTGTCCACGGCGTGGCGAGCCGCGTGCACCGGCAGAAAAGTCACCCTCTACGACCCCGAACCCGTGCGCGGCGGCGCGTCCTGGCTGGCCGGGGGCATGCTCGCCCCCGTCACCGAGGCCTGGCCGGGCGAGGAGGACGTGCTCCGCCTCGGTGAGGAGTCCCTCCGCCGCTGGCCCGGCTTCGCGCGCGAGCTGCAAAAAGAAGGCGTCGACCCCGGTCTGGCCGGGCACGGGACGCTCGTCGTCGCCTTCGACAGCGCCGACGCCGGGCACCTCGACATCCTCGCCGGCTACCTGCACTCGATCGGGCGTGCCGCGGAACGCCTTACCGGCCGCGAGGCCAAGCGGCTCGAACCCGGCGTCGGGTCCGTCCGAAGTGGACTGCACGTGCCCGGCGACTTGGCCGTGGACAACCGGAAACTCCTCAACTCGCTGTACACCGCCTGCGAGAACCACGGCGTCCGATTCAAGCACGAGCGCGTGGAAGAGCTCCCTGACGCCGAGGCCGTCGTGCTCGCCGCGGGCGCCTGGACCGGCCGGCTGCACCCCCGGCTCGCCGACGCCGTCCGCCCGCTCAAGGGCGAGATCCTCCGGCTCCGGCCCCGACGCGGCTGCCTGCCGCCGCCGGAACGCACCGTCCGGGCCGTCGTCGAAGGCCGCCCGATCTACCTCGTCCCGCGCGGCGACCAGGAGCTCGTCCTCGGTGCCACCCAGTACGAGGCGGGCTTCGACCAGGCCGTCACCGCACGCGGCGTGCGCGAGCTGATCGAGGGCGCCGAACGCGTCTTCCCCGCGATCACCGAGTACGAGCTGGTCGAGACCGCCGCCGGCCTGCGCGCCGGCAGCCGGGACGCGCTGCCGTACCTCGGCGTCTTGGACGGCAGTGTTTTTGCCGCCACCGGGCACCACCGCAACGGCCTGCTGATGGCCCCGGTGACCGCGGACGCCGTGGTCGCCTGGCTCGAGGGGGCGAAGCCGCCCGAAGGCACCGAAGCCGCTTCGCCCGCCCGCCTGCACCAGAAGGAGCACGTCTGA
- the thiC gene encoding phosphomethylpyrimidine synthase ThiC produces the protein MTTLENNAAVKVTTGPITGSHKVYHQTESGLRVPARRIDLSNGEHFDVYDTSGPYTDPDAAIDVHSGLHRLRAGWADGREHNTQLGWAKQGVITREMEYVAARERVSPEFVRDEVARGRAVIPVNRKHPESEPMIIGKNFLVKINANMGNSAVWSSVEEEVDKMVWATRWGADTIMDLSTGKRIHETREWIVRNSPVPVGTVPIYQALEKVDGDPEKLSWEVYRDTIVEQCEQGVDYVTVHAGVLLRYIPLTARRVTGIVSRGGSIMAAWCLAHHKESFLYTHFEELCEILRQYDVTFSLGDGLRPGSIADANDRAQFAELETLGELTHIARSHDVQVMIEGPGHVPMHKIKENVELEEKLCGEAPFYTLGPLATDIAPGYDHITSAIGAAQIGWYGTAMLCYVTPKEHLGLPNRDDVKTGVITYKIAAHAADLAKGHQYAQEWDDELSKARFEFRWNDQFNLSLDPDTARSFHDETLPAEPAKTAHFCSMCGPKFCSMRITQDVRKYAEEHRLSTVEAIEAGMAEKSAEFSESGNKVYLPVVGP, from the coding sequence TTGACGACGCTTGAGAACAATGCTGCCGTAAAGGTGACCACGGGTCCGATCACGGGCTCGCACAAGGTGTACCACCAGACCGAATCCGGGCTCCGCGTCCCGGCACGGCGGATCGACCTGTCCAACGGTGAGCACTTCGACGTTTACGACACTTCGGGCCCGTACACCGATCCCGACGCCGCGATCGACGTCCACAGTGGACTGCACCGGCTGCGGGCCGGCTGGGCCGACGGGCGCGAGCACAACACCCAGCTCGGCTGGGCGAAACAGGGCGTCATCACCCGCGAGATGGAGTACGTCGCCGCGCGGGAACGGGTTTCGCCGGAGTTCGTGCGCGACGAGGTCGCTCGCGGCCGCGCGGTGATCCCGGTCAACCGCAAGCACCCCGAGTCCGAGCCGATGATCATCGGCAAGAACTTCCTGGTGAAGATCAACGCCAACATGGGCAACTCGGCCGTCTGGTCCTCAGTGGAGGAAGAGGTCGACAAGATGGTGTGGGCCACCCGCTGGGGCGCCGACACGATCATGGACCTGTCCACCGGCAAGCGGATCCACGAAACACGCGAGTGGATCGTCCGCAACTCACCGGTCCCGGTCGGCACCGTGCCGATCTACCAGGCCCTCGAAAAGGTCGACGGGGATCCGGAAAAGCTGTCGTGGGAGGTCTACCGCGACACCATCGTCGAGCAGTGCGAGCAGGGCGTCGACTACGTCACCGTGCACGCCGGCGTGCTGCTGCGGTACATCCCGCTGACCGCGCGGCGCGTCACCGGGATCGTCAGCCGCGGCGGTTCGATCATGGCCGCGTGGTGCCTGGCGCACCACAAAGAGTCCTTTTTGTACACGCACTTCGAGGAACTCTGCGAGATCCTGCGGCAGTACGACGTCACGTTCTCCCTCGGCGACGGCCTGCGCCCCGGTTCGATCGCCGACGCCAACGACCGCGCCCAGTTCGCCGAGCTGGAGACGCTCGGCGAACTCACGCACATCGCGCGTTCGCACGACGTCCAGGTGATGATCGAGGGCCCCGGCCACGTGCCGATGCACAAGATCAAGGAGAACGTGGAGCTGGAGGAAAAGCTCTGCGGCGAGGCGCCGTTCTACACCCTCGGCCCGCTCGCGACGGACATCGCGCCGGGGTACGACCACATCACGTCGGCCATCGGCGCGGCGCAGATCGGCTGGTACGGCACGGCGATGCTGTGCTACGTCACGCCGAAGGAGCACCTCGGCCTGCCGAACCGCGACGACGTCAAGACCGGCGTGATCACGTACAAGATCGCCGCGCACGCCGCGGATCTGGCCAAGGGGCACCAGTACGCGCAGGAGTGGGACGACGAGCTGTCCAAGGCGCGTTTCGAGTTCCGCTGGAACGACCAGTTCAACCTCTCGCTCGACCCGGACACGGCACGGTCGTTCCACGACGAGACGCTGCCCGCCGAGCCGGCCAAGACCGCGCACTTCTGCTCGATGTGCGGGCCGAAGTTCTGCTCGATGCGGATCACGCAGGACGTCCGCAAGTACGCCGAGGAACACAGACTGTCCACTGTGGAGGCCATCGAGGCCGGCATGGCGGAGAAGTCGGCGGAGTTCTCGGAGTCGGGGAACAAGGTCTACCTCCCCGTGGTCGGGCCATGA
- the thiD gene encoding bifunctional hydroxymethylpyrimidine kinase/phosphomethylpyrimidine kinase: MTTSPPSALTIAGSDSGGAAGLQADLRTFLTCGVHGLVAVTAVTVQNTLGVHDRADLPPHIVAGQIEAVAADMGVGAAKTGMLASAEIIQAVAIACDNAEIGRNARIPFVVDPVAASMHGHPLFDAAGLHALRDELLPRATVLTPNLDEVRLLTGMTVTDREGMHTAAVVLHRMGPRYVLVKSGHLQADPECVDLLFDGSTFVELPGRRYATPHTHGAGDTMASALTAGLAKGMSVVEAARYGKWFVSHAVEHAYPMGAKVGPVSAFWRLAPEER; the protein is encoded by the coding sequence ATGACCACGAGCCCTCCTTCGGCGTTGACCATCGCCGGATCGGACTCCGGTGGCGCCGCCGGGCTCCAGGCGGACCTGCGCACCTTCCTGACGTGCGGTGTGCACGGTCTGGTCGCGGTCACCGCCGTCACCGTCCAGAACACCCTGGGCGTGCACGACCGAGCCGACCTGCCGCCGCACATCGTGGCCGGGCAGATCGAAGCCGTGGCGGCGGACATGGGCGTCGGCGCGGCGAAGACCGGCATGCTGGCCTCGGCCGAGATCATCCAGGCGGTCGCGATCGCGTGCGACAACGCGGAGATCGGCCGGAACGCCCGGATCCCGTTCGTGGTCGACCCGGTGGCGGCGTCGATGCACGGCCACCCGCTGTTCGACGCGGCCGGCCTGCACGCGCTGCGCGACGAACTCCTCCCGCGCGCGACCGTGCTGACCCCGAACCTCGACGAGGTCCGGCTGCTCACCGGGATGACCGTGACCGACCGCGAGGGCATGCACACCGCGGCCGTCGTCCTGCACCGGATGGGCCCGCGGTACGTCCTGGTCAAGAGCGGGCACCTGCAAGCCGACCCCGAGTGCGTCGACCTGCTCTTCGACGGCTCGACGTTCGTGGAGCTGCCCGGGCGGCGCTACGCGACCCCGCACACGCACGGCGCGGGCGACACGATGGCGTCGGCGCTCACCGCGGGCCTGGCCAAGGGGATGTCCGTCGTCGAGGCCGCGCGGTACGGCAAGTGGTTCGTCTCGCACGCCGTCGAGCACGCCTACCCGATGGGTGCCAAGGTCGGCCCGGTCTCGGCGTTCTGGCGGCTGGCTCCCGAAGAGCGCTGA
- a CDS encoding MarR family winged helix-turn-helix transcriptional regulator, translating into MTTSVQDVSGRLYLAVGRLSRSLRQAGVPGPGHGAISALATLVHAGQLRLGDLAAKEGVAAATMSRIIASLVEAGYVSRESDPVDRRAWLAKATEEGERLVSGVRSTRVQELNRRLDRLSPEHREALTAAIPALEALIADD; encoded by the coding sequence GTGACCACATCGGTTCAGGACGTCTCGGGCAGGTTGTACCTCGCCGTCGGCAGGCTGTCCCGGTCACTGCGGCAGGCGGGCGTGCCGGGGCCCGGCCACGGCGCCATCTCGGCGCTCGCGACGCTGGTGCACGCGGGCCAGCTCCGGCTCGGCGACCTCGCGGCCAAGGAGGGCGTCGCCGCGGCGACGATGTCGCGGATCATCGCGTCCCTGGTCGAGGCCGGGTACGTCAGCCGCGAGTCCGACCCGGTCGACCGGCGGGCGTGGCTGGCCAAGGCGACCGAAGAGGGCGAGCGGCTCGTCTCCGGCGTCCGGTCGACCCGCGTGCAGGAGCTGAACCGGCGTCTCGACCGGCTTTCGCCCGAGCATCGGGAGGCGCTGACGGCGGCGATCCCGGCCCTCGAGGCCCTGATCGCGGACGACTGA
- the thiS gene encoding sulfur carrier protein ThiS has protein sequence MEIKVNGEWTEFPDGATVADVLDATGGQRPGIAVAVDGVVVRRADWPATAVPKGAGVDVLTAVQGG, from the coding sequence ATGGAGATCAAGGTCAACGGCGAGTGGACGGAGTTCCCCGACGGCGCGACCGTCGCCGACGTCCTCGACGCCACCGGCGGGCAGCGACCCGGGATCGCCGTCGCGGTCGACGGCGTCGTCGTCCGTCGCGCCGACTGGCCCGCCACCGCTGTGCCAAAGGGCGCGGGCGTCGACGTGCTCACCGCGGTCCAGGGAGGCTGA
- the thiD gene encoding bifunctional hydroxymethylpyrimidine kinase/phosphomethylpyrimidine kinase, with the protein MTPRTALTIAGSDSGGGAGIQADLRTFFAHGVHGLVALTAVTVQNSLGVQGFTEIPADVVTAQIKAVASDMGVNAAKTGMLATAEIIRAVAKTLDEVGPFPFVVDPVAASMTGHALLREDALEAIRTELFPRATLITPNLDEVRLLTGVSVVDAASQRTAAEALLEFGSQWVLVKGGHMQGTTDCVDLLSDGREFIELSGPRYITENTHGGGDTLASAITASLAKGASVPDAVAAGKKFIERCVAEAYPLGAGVGPVSPFWVLNP; encoded by the coding sequence ATGACACCACGGACGGCCCTCACCATCGCCGGGTCCGACTCCGGCGGTGGTGCGGGCATCCAGGCGGACCTGCGCACGTTCTTCGCCCACGGTGTCCACGGGCTGGTCGCGCTGACCGCGGTCACCGTCCAGAACTCCCTGGGCGTACAGGGTTTCACCGAGATCCCGGCCGACGTCGTCACCGCGCAGATCAAGGCGGTGGCGTCGGACATGGGCGTCAACGCCGCCAAGACGGGCATGCTGGCGACGGCGGAGATCATCCGCGCGGTCGCGAAAACCTTGGACGAAGTCGGGCCTTTCCCGTTCGTGGTCGACCCGGTGGCGGCGTCGATGACGGGACACGCCCTGCTGCGCGAGGACGCCCTGGAGGCGATCCGCACGGAGCTGTTCCCCCGCGCGACGCTGATCACGCCGAATCTCGACGAAGTCCGGCTGCTGACGGGTGTTTCCGTGGTCGACGCTGCTTCGCAGCGGACCGCCGCCGAGGCCCTGCTGGAGTTCGGCTCGCAGTGGGTCCTGGTCAAGGGCGGCCACATGCAGGGCACGACCGACTGCGTCGACCTGCTCTCGGACGGCCGTGAATTCATCGAATTGAGCGGACCGAGGTACATCACGGAGAACACCCACGGCGGCGGCGACACCTTGGCGTCGGCGATCACGGCATCGCTGGCGAAGGGCGCTTCGGTGCCGGACGCCGTCGCCGCGGGGAAGAAGTTCATCGAACGCTGCGTGGCCGAGGCCTACCCGCTGGGTGCGGGTGTCGGCCCCGTCTCGCCGTTCTGGGTGCTCAACCCCTAG